The following proteins are co-located in the Clostridiales bacterium genome:
- a CDS encoding biotin/lipoyl-binding protein — MKHINHKRKLIPLVILAAAALIASISLSGSNQFTGVVEATILPHISEVPGKIVKLPVDLGTHVAKGDVIAIIDKTDLEYSLKQLQLTLDQTRIALSEQESQSGSKASNSIAIARSNYNSAVSASQKATLDYQNAQELFTQGAITKDVLEKSKVAADTASNGVVSAKAQLDNAASGTPAESTRLELEKLESQQEEMLQNLDKYTIKAASNGVVMSKSYLPGDMISPGYNLVDLAADGENYFVFYLPVEDLYSMEYDQTYDVVSNGTSYRATVKYIDVKSNYTPKDMQTPANKNRKSIKVKLLLPKDCPLKPGQEAEVKI; from the coding sequence ATGAAACATATAAATCACAAACGAAAACTAATTCCTCTTGTCATTCTGGCGGCTGCCGCTCTAATTGCATCTATATCTCTGAGCGGCAGCAATCAGTTTACCGGCGTGGTCGAAGCAACGATTCTTCCCCACATCTCAGAAGTGCCCGGTAAAATAGTGAAACTGCCTGTTGATCTTGGTACCCATGTTGCAAAAGGAGATGTCATTGCAATCATTGATAAAACTGATCTGGAGTATAGCCTGAAGCAGCTGCAGCTCACCTTGGACCAGACACGAATCGCCCTGTCCGAGCAGGAATCTCAAAGCGGCTCAAAGGCTTCAAACAGTATAGCTATCGCGCGATCGAATTATAACAGTGCAGTATCGGCAAGCCAGAAGGCAACCCTAGACTATCAAAATGCTCAGGAGCTTTTTACGCAGGGCGCAATCACAAAAGATGTTTTGGAGAAGTCCAAAGTTGCGGCCGACACAGCTTCCAATGGTGTAGTGTCAGCAAAAGCTCAGCTCGATAATGCCGCCAGCGGAACTCCGGCAGAGTCTACCCGGCTGGAACTGGAGAAACTGGAAAGCCAGCAGGAAGAGATGCTTCAAAACTTAGATAAATATACAATAAAAGCAGCGTCGAACGGTGTGGTTATGAGCAAGAGTTATCTTCCCGGCGACATGATCTCCCCTGGATATAATCTTGTCGATCTTGCTGCTGACGGAGAAAACTATTTTGTATTCTATCTGCCTGTTGAGGATCTTTATTCCATGGAGTACGATCAGACTTATGATGTGGTAAGCAATGGTACTTCCTATAGGGCAACGGTGAAATATATCGATGTAAAAAGTAACTATACCCCAAAAGATATGCAGACCCCTGCAAATAAAAACCGTAAGAGTATCAAAGTCAAATTGCTCCTCCCCAAAGATTGCCCACTAAAACCCGGTCAGGAGGCAGAAGTCAAAATTTGA
- a CDS encoding sigma-70 family RNA polymerase sigma factor — protein MCVMACTIRLIAKEEVMIFLIFTDAKTESKYCRIYSLHEQVMIRVAMSILHDQKHAEDVVQDCFLEMLENESLMEKLADPDSPATKSYLLMMVKSRAINLYHKLKKQQSAVIDDPENLLYQIEDRTADVDHILANTELLSDAKQYLSILDPLEVNIMTLKYYVGYQNKEIADLLKMNGNHVGVKLYRIKQKLASIIRKTGTAKETENVKSAPAGNQPAKKRKEAADYE, from the coding sequence ATGTGCGTCATGGCTTGCACAATCCGATTGATAGCAAAAGAGGAAGTAATGATTTTTTTAATTTTTACCGACGCAAAAACTGAATCAAAATATTGCAGAATCTATTCGCTCCATGAACAGGTTATGATACGCGTTGCAATGAGTATTCTTCACGATCAAAAACATGCAGAGGACGTTGTTCAGGATTGCTTTCTTGAGATGCTTGAAAATGAAAGCCTTATGGAGAAACTTGCTGATCCCGATTCTCCTGCAACCAAGAGTTACCTTTTGATGATGGTTAAGAGCAGAGCAATTAATTTATACCACAAGCTAAAAAAACAGCAAAGTGCTGTAATAGATGATCCCGAAAATTTGTTATATCAAATAGAGGATAGGACCGCTGATGTGGATCATATCCTTGCCAATACCGAATTGCTTTCCGATGCAAAGCAATATCTAAGTATTCTGGACCCCCTGGAAGTGAACATTATGACGTTAAAATATTATGTCGGGTACCAGAACAAGGAAATTGCTGACCTCTTAAAAATGAACGGAAATCACGTAGGAGTCAAGCTCTATCGTATTAAACAAAAGCTTGCATCAATCATTCGAAAAACTGGCACAGCTAAGGAAACGGAGAATGTAAAATCAGCTCCTGCAGGAAACCAACCGGCGAAGAAGCGAAAGGAGGCAGCAGACTATGAATGA
- a CDS encoding DUF4367 domain-containing protein, producing MNDLKNEYDAAVRERADAFMKAAAIAMIRENTLEYEKHKHGAESIRLSVEFLEKKTALIRKLEQSEQKKALQKRFRSLARAAAVILLCLLTVCTVLTATVDAFRYRVFELLWINHGEYLELVPVESEPVSPEERALFPADWQGSFYPSKLPQGFALNEVFEVSSIQYITFHDSKKHFINLSVSPAGKTKTGVNNENVKISEVEINGAKGQAWESEDTCLIIWMNYEHQFSLFSDVLTLSEMLEIAESIKYMEIK from the coding sequence ATGAATGATCTAAAAAACGAATACGATGCTGCCGTTAGAGAAAGAGCGGACGCCTTTATGAAGGCTGCAGCAATCGCGATGATCAGAGAAAATACACTGGAGTATGAGAAGCACAAACACGGTGCAGAAAGCATCCGGCTTTCTGTAGAATTTCTGGAGAAAAAGACAGCGCTCATTAGAAAACTAGAGCAATCCGAACAAAAAAAGGCATTACAAAAGCGCTTTCGATCACTTGCCAGAGCAGCTGCGGTGATTCTCCTTTGTCTGCTTACGGTTTGCACCGTTCTGACCGCTACCGTTGATGCTTTTCGTTATCGGGTTTTCGAACTCCTTTGGATCAATCACGGCGAATATCTGGAGCTTGTACCAGTGGAATCGGAGCCAGTCAGCCCAGAAGAGCGTGCCCTCTTTCCTGCGGACTGGCAAGGATCATTCTATCCATCAAAACTTCCTCAGGGATTTGCACTTAATGAGGTATTTGAAGTAAGCTCGATCCAATATATCACCTTCCACGACAGTAAAAAACATTTTATCAATCTGTCTGTCTCCCCTGCCGGAAAGACAAAAACTGGGGTGAACAATGAAAATGTCAAAATCAGCGAGGTAGAGATCAATGGTGCCAAGGGGCAAGCCTGGGAGAGCGAAGATACCTGTCTGATCATCTGGATGAATTATGAACACCAATTCAGCCTCTTCAGTGATGTTCTGACGCTAAGCGAAATGTTGGAAATTGCCGAAAGTATAAAATATATGGAAATAAAATAA
- a CDS encoding glycosyl transferase: MKLKILICGALIILLSPVLGYESLGIVYANRNLIGEYPLLLGGFIISYQLVGILISIIGFKKTERE; the protein is encoded by the coding sequence ATGAAACTAAAAATCTTAATTTGCGGTGCATTGATCATTCTGCTCAGTCCTGTGCTTGGATATGAATCATTAGGCATCGTTTATGCAAACCGCAATTTGATTGGGGAATACCCTCTCTTGTTAGGGGGATTCATCATTTCTTATCAATTAGTGGGTATTTTAATCTCCATCATTGGTTTTAAGAAAACTGAGAGAGAATAA
- a CDS encoding alanine/ornithine racemase family PLP-dependent enzyme, protein MYPRLNIDLTKLKENLNAVSKITKQQGGCSMMIVTKGLCAEPGLANLLLSHPEVDFIADSRIQNIKTFAGCGKKTALLRLPMASEISDVVRYVDLSFNSELATIRLLDQEAERQGKVHDILLMIDLGDLREGIFYQDEDQIFAAVEECLASKHIRFYGVGVNLTCYGAVIPKEDNLSVLVETARKIEEKFKIQLKMVSGGNSSSIYLAERGELPKGINNLRLGEAFLLGNDTAYGTRLPGTVDDALILEAQIIELKHKRSLPIGEIGVDAFGQRPVYEDRGVIKRAILAIGKQDTDPESMIPLDKKIDILGASSDHLILDVSKSDRDYKVGDVISFRLGYSGMLKCATSRYVEKGYL, encoded by the coding sequence ATGTATCCAAGACTGAACATTGATCTTACGAAACTAAAAGAAAACTTAAATGCCGTCAGCAAGATCACGAAGCAACAGGGTGGCTGCAGCATGATGATCGTTACGAAAGGACTTTGTGCAGAACCGGGGCTTGCAAATCTGCTGCTTTCTCATCCGGAAGTAGATTTTATTGCTGACTCAAGAATTCAGAACATCAAGACCTTCGCAGGATGTGGAAAAAAGACCGCATTGCTTAGGCTGCCCATGGCCAGTGAAATTTCTGATGTAGTGCGGTACGTTGATCTCAGCTTCAACTCGGAGCTTGCGACCATCAGGCTTCTAGACCAGGAAGCTGAGAGGCAGGGCAAGGTTCACGATATTTTGCTTATGATCGATTTGGGTGATCTGCGGGAAGGTATTTTTTATCAGGATGAAGATCAAATCTTTGCCGCGGTGGAAGAATGCCTTGCCAGCAAGCACATCAGATTTTATGGGGTTGGGGTAAATCTGACCTGCTATGGTGCGGTGATTCCGAAAGAAGACAACCTGTCCGTATTGGTTGAAACGGCAAGGAAAATTGAAGAGAAATTCAAGATACAACTTAAAATGGTTTCTGGAGGCAATTCAAGCTCCATCTATCTGGCGGAGCGGGGCGAACTGCCGAAGGGCATCAATAATCTAAGGCTGGGAGAGGCGTTTTTACTGGGGAATGATACTGCCTATGGCACGAGACTACCCGGAACCGTTGACGATGCTCTTATTCTGGAAGCACAGATCATCGAGCTGAAGCATAAGCGCTCTCTGCCCATTGGAGAGATCGGGGTAGATGCGTTTGGACAGCGTCCCGTTTATGAGGATCGTGGCGTGATCAAAAGGGCTATTCTGGCAATCGGAAAGCAGGACACCGACCCCGAATCCATGATCCCCTTGGATAAAAAGATCGATATTCTGGGGGCAAGCTCCGATCATTTGATTCTGGATGTAAGTAAGTCGGATAGAGATTATAAAGTGGGGGATGTTATCAGTTTCCGCCTGGGTTATTCCGGTATGCTGAAATGTGCGACCAGCAGGTATGTGGAGAAGGGATATCTTTAA